DNA from Helicobacter pylori:
TGGTTATTTTTATATCCAAAGCGTGCGTGGTGGCGCTCAAAATGGAAGCGATGACAATCCCCACATACCCACCCCCCAAAGAATACAAAAACAAAATAAGATAACCCCACTCCTTAAAGCCCTCTTGAAAACGCAACAACGCTTCTTGCATAAAAACCCTCTTTTTAGTTTTCTCATTTTCATGTTATCCAAACTTATTCAACCTATTGGTGATTTAAACGCTATCTTTTAGTATAATGATAGGGTTATCCTAATAACCTAAAAGATAAAGAGATGAATACAGAAATTTTAACCATCATGTTAGTTGTCTCCGTGCTTATGGGATTGGTAGGCTTAATAGCGTTTTTATGGGGGGTTAAAAGCGGTCAGTTTGACGATGAAAAACGCATGCTTGAAAGCGTGTTGTATGATAGCGCGAGCGATTTGAACGAAGCGATTTTACAAGAAAAACGCCAAGACCCCAAAAATTAAAAAAAATAAAAATAAAAAGGATAGAAAATGAGTCAAGAAATTTTAGATGTGTTGATAGTGGGCGCAGGGCCTGGGGGCATTGCCACAGCGATAGAATGCGAAATAGCCGGCGTTAAAAAAGTGCTTTTATGCGAAAAAACCGAAAGCCATTCAGGCATGTTGGAAAAGTTTTATAAAGCCGGTAAAAGGATTGATAAAGATTATAAAAAGCAAGTCGTAGAGCTTAAGGGGCATATCCCTTTTAAAGACAGCTTTAAAGAAGAGACTTTAGAAAATTTCACTAACCTTTTAAAAGAGCATCACATCACGCCAAGCTATAAAACCGATATTGAAAGCGTGAAAAAAGAGGGCGAGCTGTTTAAAGTTACCACCACTTCTAATACAACCTATCATGCTAAATTTGTGGTGGTTGCGATCGGGAAAATGGGCCAGCCAAACCGCCCCACTGCTTATAAAATCCCTGTTGCGCTCTCCAAACAAGTGGTTTTTAGCATCAATGATTGCAAGGAAAATGAAAAAACCCTTGTGATCGGCGGAGGCAACTCAGCGGTGGAATACGCCATCGCTTTGTGTAAAACCACCCCCACCACCCTCAATTACCGCAAAAAAGAATTCAGCCGCATCAATGAAGACAACGCTAAAAACTTGCAAGAAGTCCTAGATGATAACACGCTTAAAAGCAAGCTTGGAGTGGATATTGAAAGCCTAGAAGAAGATAACACTCAAATCAAGGTTAATTTCACCGATAACACGAGCGAGAGTTTTGATCGCTTGCTGTATGCGATCGGTGGCTCTACTCCCTTAGAGTTTTTCAAACGCTGTTCTTTAGAGCTGGATTCTAGCACCAATATCCCTGTGGTGAAGGAAAATTTAGAGAGCAAC
Protein-coding regions in this window:
- the ccoS gene encoding cbb3-type cytochrome oxidase assembly protein CcoS, translating into MNTEILTIMLVVSVLMGLVGLIAFLWGVKSGQFDDEKRMLESVLYDSASDLNEAILQEKRQDPKN
- a CDS encoding NAD(P)-binding domain-containing protein, producing the protein MSQEILDVLIVGAGPGGIATAIECEIAGVKKVLLCEKTESHSGMLEKFYKAGKRIDKDYKKQVVELKGHIPFKDSFKEETLENFTNLLKEHHITPSYKTDIESVKKEGELFKVTTTSNTTYHAKFVVVAIGKMGQPNRPTAYKIPVALSKQVVFSINDCKENEKTLVIGGGNSAVEYAIALCKTTPTTLNYRKKEFSRINEDNAKNLQEVLDDNTLKSKLGVDIESLEEDNTQIKVNFTDNTSESFDRLLYAIGGSTPLEFFKRCSLELDSSTNIPVVKENLESNNIPNLFIVGDILFKSGASIATALNHGYDVALEIAKRLHS